From the genome of Pseudomonas mohnii:
TTATTGGTTTTAATTTTTCAACACGGTTTTATTTTTTCTGTATCCATCTGGATTCACTGCCATTGGCAGTGCCTGTTGACAGAGTTGGCAGTGCCACAACAGGATGGATGGATTCTCAGGAGCCACGATGAAGACTTTCTTGCCCACCCCAACCCACCCACTCCCGCACTCGGATCAAGTGCAGTCACTGGTTTCATTTCTTGAGCACGAACCACAGCCGATGATCGTGCTCGATCCGAACTACAACATCCTGGCTGCCAACACGGCCTATCAGCGGCAGTTTGGCAGCGCTGACAAGCCCTTTATTGGCCATAAGTGCTATCAAATCTCACACCACTACGACGTTCCTTGTGATCAGGCGGGTGAGAACTGTCCGATGAAAAAGGCCCAGGAAATGCGCGGACCGGATCGTGTCTTGCACATTCACCACACGCCTCGCGGTCCAGAGCACGTCGACGTCGAACTGCGCCCGATTCTGGATGAGCACGGTGTCATCACGGCCTATGTGGAGCGCCTCACACTGGTTCGCAGCGCCTCAGCGCGACCCAGCAACGAAGGCCTGGTTGGCCGCTCACCGGCCTTTAACCTTGCCCTGTCCGAGTTGCAGCGGGTGGCCCCATCCATGCTACCGGTACTGCTGCTGGGCGAGTCCGGTACGGGCAAAGAGCTGTTCGCCCGCGCCGTACATGAAAACAGCGACCGGGCCACGGGCCCCTTCGTCGTCGTCGATTGCTCGGGATTGCCCGAAACGTTGTTTGAGAGCGAACTGTTCGGCCATGAAAAAGGGGCATTCACCGGGGCCACCACGCGCAAGCCCGGACTGGTTGAAACGGCCCAGGGCGGCACCTTGTTTCTTGATGAGATTGGGGATGTTCCACTGGCCATGCAGGTGAAACTGTTGCGCCTGA
Proteins encoded in this window:
- a CDS encoding sigma-54 interaction domain-containing protein, coding for MKTFLPTPTHPLPHSDQVQSLVSFLEHEPQPMIVLDPNYNILAANTAYQRQFGSADKPFIGHKCYQISHHYDVPCDQAGENCPMKKAQEMRGPDRVLHIHHTPRGPEHVDVELRPILDEHGVITAYVERLTLVRSASARPSNEGLVGRSPAFNLALSELQRVAPSMLPVLLLGESGTGKELFARAVHENSDRATGPFVVVDCSGLPETLFESELFGHEKGAFTGATTRKPGLVETAQGGTLFLDEIGDVPLAMQVKLLRLIESGTYRRVGSVETLHANFRLIAATHKPLEKMMENGEFRQDLYYRISAFPIQLPPLRNRVEDIGLLANSFLQRAGTGKRRLTIETEALTQLQRHSWPGNIRELRNVLERASLFADDGVIRSTHLPQASVAIPPQPPASTPFDGSSLAQTLATFKGTRSELARHMGISERTLYRRLKEQGLA